Proteins encoded together in one Bactrocera neohumeralis isolate Rockhampton chromosome 4, APGP_CSIRO_Bneo_wtdbg2-racon-allhic-juicebox.fasta_v2, whole genome shotgun sequence window:
- the LOC126754907 gene encoding lysozyme B-like, producing MKAFAFLLFAVALAAPAFGEVLDRCSLAREMSRLGVPRDQLARWACIAEHESSYRTDVVGPTNYNGSNDYGLFQINDYYWCQPADGRFSYNQCHIGCDGLLTNDIEPIVRCAQEVLRMQGWSAWSTWHYCDGYVPSIDDCF from the coding sequence ATGAAAGCATTCGCCTTCTTGCTCTTCGCTGTGGCTTTGGCTGCACCAGCCTTCGGTGAGGTCTTGGATCGTTGCTCCTTAGCTCGTGAGATGTCACGCTTGGGTGTTCCCAGGGATCAATTGGCCCGTTGGGCTTGTATTGCCGAACATGAGAGCTCCTACCGCACTGATGTCGTCGGTCCAACCAACTACAATGGCTCCAACGATTACGGTCTCTTCCAGATTAACGACTACTACTGGTGCCAACCTGCGGACGGTCGCTTCTCCTATAACCAGTGCCACATCGGCTGTGATGGATTATTGACTAACGACATCGAACCCATAGTACGTTGTGCCCAAGAGGTCTTACGCATGCAAGGTTGGTCAGCCTGGTCCACCTGGCATTACTGCGACGGCTATGTACCAAGCATTGATGACTGCTTCTAA